One Choloepus didactylus isolate mChoDid1 chromosome 8, mChoDid1.pri, whole genome shotgun sequence DNA window includes the following coding sequences:
- the NECAP1 gene encoding adaptin ear-binding coat-associated protein 1, whose amino-acid sequence MAAESEYESVLCVKPDVSVYRIPPRASNRGYRASDWKLDQPDWTGRLRITSKGKIAYIKLEDKVSGELFAQAPVEQYPGIAVETVTDSSRYFVIRIQDGTGRSAFIGIGFTDRGDAFDFNVSLQDHFKWVKQESEISKESQEMDTRPKLDLGFKEGQTIKLSIGNITTKKGGASKPRTSGAGGLSLLPPPPGGKVTIPPPSSSVAISNHVTPPPIPKSNHGGSDADILLDLDSPAPVTTPATAPVSAGNDLWGDFSTASSSVSNQAPQPSNWVQF is encoded by the exons ATGGCGGCTGAATCCGAGTATGAGTCCGTCCTGTGTGTGAAGCCAGATGTCAGCGTCTACCGTATTCCGCCTCGGGCCTCCAACCGCGGCTACAG GGCATCTGACTGGAAATTAGACCAACCTGATTGGACTGGTCGCCTCCGAATCACCTCAAAAGGGAAGATTGCCTATATCAAACTCGAGGATAAAGTTTCAG GGGAGCTCTTTGCTCAAGCACCAGTAGAACAATATCCTGGCATTGCTGTGGAAACAGTGACAGATTCCAGCCGCTACTTTGTAATTAGGATCCAGGATGGCACTG GGCGTAGTGCTTTTATTGGCATTGGCTTCACAGATCGGGGTGATGCCTTCGACTTTAATGTCTCCTTGCAAGATCATTTCAA GTGGGTAAAGCAGGAATCTGAGATTTCCAAAGAATCTCAGGAAATGGACACTCGTCCCAAGTTAGATCTGGGTTTCAAGGAAGGACAGACCATCAAGTTGAGTATTGGG AACATTACAACCAAGAAAGGAGGTGCTTCTAAGCCCAGGACCTCAGGAGCTGGGGGCCTAAGcttactcccacccccacctggaGGCAAAGTCACTATTCCCCCACCATCTTCCTCAGTTGCCATCAGTAATCACGTCACCCCACCACccattccaaaatctaatcatgGAGGCAGTGATGCAG ATATCCTTTTAGATTTGGATTCTCCTGCTCCTGTCACGACACCAGCAACAGCTCCAGTTTCGGCAGGCAACGACTTGTGGGGAGACTTCAGCACTGCATCCAG CTCTGTTTCAAACCAGGCACCACAGCCATCCAACTGGGTCCAGTTCTGA